TGGTTGAAGAAACAAGATGCTCCGGAGCTTATGTTGAAATATTAGATGCTTCAAAAGGAAATAGATTTATTTTAGAAGAGGGCGCAGATATAAAAAAAGGAGTTCTTGTATTAGAAAAAGGAGTTAAAATTACTCCTTGTGAGATGGGAATGATTTCAGGCTGTGGTAAATCAAAAATAAAAGTATCAAAACAGCCTAAAATAGGAATTATTTCTACTGGAGACGAATTAGCTGAACCTGGAACAAATGCTGATAAAGGACAAATATATGATATAAACGGCTATTCATTAACCGGAATAGCTAAATTTTATGGAGCGGATGCTGAATTTATTGGAATAGTTAGGGATACATATCGTGATTTAATGGAAATTTTTGCAAAAACCAAGGGTTATGATATTTTACTTATTTCTGGAGGAGTTTCTGTAGGGGATTTTGATATAGTTCAAGAGACTTTGCTTAAAGCAGGGGTAAAAAAAATATTCTGGAGAGTTAAAATTAAGCCCGGAAAACCTATTTTTTTCGGAAAAAGAGATAAACAATTAATTTTCGGATTGCCTGGAAATCCTGTTTCATCAATGATAAATTTTATGTTATTCATAATTCCGGCACTGGATAAAATGACCGATAGCAATCAAATTGGCCTCAAGACAGGTTCCGCAATTCTTACGAATGATTTTAAATTAAATCCAGGAAGAAAAAAGTTTTTAAGAGGTAAATTAGAATTCATTAATGAACAACTTTATGTATCAATTTTTTCTATACAGGAATCAGGAGTTTTTTCACCAATGCTTAAAGCTGATGCTATTATAGAAGTTTCTGAAGAAAGCAGTGTTCTTAATAAAGGCGATAAAGTAAAAATATTTTTTATGCCATTTGGAATATAATAAATAAAAAAATAATAAGACAAACAATTGATAATCGTGAATGGAAGTAACAATTTATTTTCAGGAGGTAAACTAAAAATGGCGGGACAAATAAAAACTATGATGATTTAAAATATATCAAAATATAATAAAATATATTGACATTGTAATATTAAATATTCATAATGCCTCTTATTAAAAAAAATAAGAGGCATTATGAAGGCAAATGAAGTTTTAAAAGTATTACGAATAACGAGAGGGACACTTACAACTTATTGTAAAAAGGGGTTTATCAAGTATTCAGTTCTACCGAATGGCAGATATATTTATGATGATGAATCGGTTTACACATTTTTAAATAAAAATAACACATTAAAGACTGTAGTTTATGGCAGAGTTTCTACCTCGAAGC
This genomic interval from Desulfobacterales bacterium contains the following:
- a CDS encoding recombinase family protein — its product is MKANEVLKVLRITRGTLTTYCKKGFIKYSVLPNGRYIYDDESVYTFLNKNNTLKTVVYGRVSTSK
- a CDS encoding molybdopterin molybdotransferase MoeA encodes the protein MSNEFAFKLFDGNNQYNEIKPSDEEIEVINNKSCLNYKNLKLISYSDALNKVLSEISMPLPIEEINVIDSLGSILRENIYSNHSIPPFSKATMDGFAVKKKDVDNASIEHPIKLEVIGTIKAGLKKDLHIQNGQAARIMTGAPVPQGADMVIMVEETRCSGAYVEILDASKGNRFILEEGADIKKGVLVLEKGVKITPCEMGMISGCGKSKIKVSKQPKIGIISTGDELAEPGTNADKGQIYDINGYSLTGIAKFYGADAEFIGIVRDTYRDLMEIFAKTKGYDILLISGGVSVGDFDIVQETLLKAGVKKIFWRVKIKPGKPIFFGKRDKQLIFGLPGNPVSSMINFMLFIIPALDKMTDSNQIGLKTGSAILTNDFKLNPGRKKFLRGKLEFINEQLYVSIFSIQESGVFSPMLKADAIIEVSEESSVLNKGDKVKIFFMPFGI